CCATCGCCGGCGCGCGGCGCTCGCTCCCGCGCGCCATGGCCGCGTACCGACCCGATGGCGCGTACCCGGAGGGCCCCGGCTACTGGGATTACGGCACGACCTACAACGTGCTGGCGATCGCACTGCTCGAGTCGGCGTTGCAGCAGGAGAGCGAGCTCGCGCGGATCGACGGACTGGGCCGGACGGCGCGGTACCGCGTGCAGGCGGAAACGCCGGCCGGTCAGGTGTGGAACTATGCCGACACCGCCGCGGGCTTCTCGGCCGCGCCGGTGCTGGGGTGGCTGTCCACGCGTTACGGATACCGGCCAGGCCAGCGCGACGCGCGCGAACGGCTCGCCACCGCGTTGCAGGCGAAGGGCCGGGGACACCCCGCGGGCCAGCTGGCGTGGCAGGTGCTTTGGCTGCCGCCGCCGACGGAGGCGGGCACCGGAAAGCGGACCGCCGCCGGAGGGGCAGACGGCGAGGAGCCGAAGGACGCGCGATTTCGCGGCGCCGCGGAGGTCGCGATGTTTCGCTCGGCGTGGCACGACCCAGCGGCGCTCTTCGCCGGCCTGAAGGCGGGACGAAACGACGTGAACCACGCCCACCTCGACCTCGGCTCATTCGTGCTGGAGTCGGACGGAGTCCGCTGGGCGCTCGATCTCGGGCCGGACAACTACAACCTGCCCGCCTATTTCAGCCACGAGCGACGCTGGGGTTACTTTCGACTGGGCAACCTGAGTCACAACACGCTGACACCAGGCGATCGCCTGCAGGAACGCGCCGCCGCCGCGCCCATCGTGGGGTTTCGCAGCACGACCGAACGTGCCTTTGCCGTGGCCGACCTGACCTCGGCCTATCCCGGCTCCGCGACGACTTGGCGCCGCGGAGTGGCGATGCTCGACCGCGCGCGGGTGCTGGTGGCGGATGAATGGCGCGGCCGGCGCGCGGGCGAGAACCTGAGCTGGCGGATGATGACCAGCGCCGAGATCACGCTCGGCGCAGATGGCCGCTCCGCGATCTTGCGCGCGAACGGGCGCACGCTGCGGGCCGAGCTCAGCGGACCGGCAGACGCGCGGTTTACCGTGGCGAGCGCGACGCCCCCGACGCCGGCTGAGCGCCAGAACGTCGAGGCTCGCATCCTCACGGTGATCCTGCCGGCGATCAACGCGCCCGCCGACGCCGAGCTCTACGTGCTCTTCACGCCCGTTGGCCCGAAGTGGCCGGCCAAGCTACCGCCGCCCGCGCTCACGCCGCCGTCGGAGTGGCGCTAGCGGTTTTGACCCGGCCGCACGATCCGGTGTGAAGGAGCCCGGGACAGGAGGGTGCAATTATTAACGCCTCCCATTCAGCGACTAGCGATAATGTCCGGATACTCCCAAGAATAATGTCCAGATACTCGAAGGATAATGTCCGGATACATCCCGGGGCTGTGTCGGCCGACGCGACTCGCCTGGCGTTGGGGCCGGCCTCGGTGAACCGGTTTGCGCCCACATCCTGCTCGGAAATGTGACGCGGTGACGCCCCATCCGGACGGGGTCAGCGTCACGGCGTCACACGCCCCAACGATGGATGCTCTGAGATCGCGGGCGCTTAGCGGAGGCGGAGCAACAGCACCCCGTGGGCGCTGACATGAGCGGAGAGCGGCTGCGCGAGCACGCCGAGATCACGCTGACGCCAGAGGTCGCGGGCCTTGGCGCCGGCGAGGCCCAGTTGGGCGGGATCGAGGGACAGAACCTGGTCAGTGTCGGCGAGATTGAACAGCCCCACGGCCTTGCCGCCGTCGGCGAGATCCTTGGCCCAGATCTCCCACTGGCCCGGCACGTGCGCCACGCGCTGCGCGGGGCGGCAGAGCGGATCCTGGTCGATCGCGAGCACCTCGTCGTTGGTGACGAGGTTGAGATCGAAGGCGTCCATCGTCGGCACGTGGCACGAGAGCAGGAGCGGCTGGGTGAACAGGCACCAAAGCGTGACCTGAAAGTACTGTTCGGCCGGGGTGAGCGGCGACGGCTTGAACACCTTCTCCGCGCGATTCGGTTCACCGAGCGGCCCAATCTGCAGCATGTCGAGGTCGCCGAAGTGGCCGGGGCCCGTGAGCTGGAGACGCGCGCCCATCTCAAACGGCGCGATCAGGCGCGGCCAGCGGGCGTCGATGTCGCCCGTGAGACGCCAGAGGTTGCAGTACTTCGGTACGAACGTGTCTTCGAGTTCGCGGTGGTGGGGCGAGAAGCTGATCACGATATCGCGGTCGACGGCCCGGAGGTCCTCGGACACGCGCCGGGAGACGGCCTCGGTCTTGCGCTGGGGCTGGGTCTTGTCGACCGCGTAGCCGGCAGGCGTCTGCTTCAGCGTCTGTTCGATCCAGTCATACTTCACGTACTCGATGCCCCAGGCGGCGAACTGGCGCGCGTCACGATCGACAAGCCAGACCGGCCCAATGGTGGCGAGACCCTTGCGGATACCGTTCGGGTAGCGGCCGAAGGGCTGTTCCGGGTTCTCACGCTTTTCGGGCGGGACGAAGTACGCCGAGTAGTCGCACGCCTCATTCGGAGCGCTGCCGCCGACGTGGCCGGCATAGGTGGACATCCACGCGGTCGAGTAGAGGCCAAGCTTGAGGCCGCGGGCGTTCACGAAGGCGACGAGCGCCGTCATGTCGGGGAACTTCGCGTTGGGCTGGATGGCCTTGGTCGCCGGATCGCGCAGCCCGGACCAGCAGTCGTCGATGTTCACGAAGGTCCAGCCGTGGTCGGTCAGGCCCTTGTCCGCCATGGCCTGGGCCATTTCGCGGATGGCCTGGTCGCTCACGCCCTCGGAGTGCACGTACCAGCTGTTCCAACCCATGGGCGGGGTGAGGCAGATTGTTTCACCCACGCGCAGCGTGAGCGCGCGCTCGGCGCGGCCGTGGGCGTTGGTGACCTGAAGCTGGAGCGTGATGTCGCCGGGCTGAGCCGGCACGCGGCCGGTGATCCACCCGGTGGCCGGGTCGAGCGTCACACCAGTGGGGAGCCCGGTGGCAGCGTAGGTGAGTGGCTTCGCGCCGGTGGCGGAGACGCGGAAATGCAGCGGCTTCCCCGGGCGCGCGCCGTAGATCGTCGGACCGGTGAACCGTGGGGCGGCGGGCGCGGCCGGCGTGAGAATTTCGCGGCCGGCGATGCGGGCGTCGTAGCCGGCCGGCGCGGCGACCGCGGTACCGCCGGAAGCGGGAGACGCCGAGGCGGCGAGCGCGGCGGCGGCAACGGTCAGCGCGAACGCGGCCATGCCGCAGTGAAGTGAAGAACGCAGATGCAGTGAGCGCATGGACAAGGAGCGGGAGATTAGCGCGAGGGTCGCGCGTGCTGGAGAATGAAATCCACGATGGGCGTTGGGTCGGCCAGGCTGTGCGGGTGGTGGTCCACGCCGGGTTTTCGGATCACCTGGATCGTGCCGCCGAGCGCACGATAGCGGGCCTCGACGAGATCGGAGTTCTCCTCGGGGATGGCGGCCGTGTCGGCGGTGCCGAGGACGTGAATGATGGGAATTCCGGCCGCGGCGAGCGGCGCGAGGTTGTCCACAGGATTGGGATACGCGAGCGCCTGCGAATCCGATTCGAATCCGTAAGCCGCCATCAATTCCGGCCAGAGGCCCGCGGGGCCGGTGCTGCGGCCACGGCGACCGGGCCAGCTCTTGAAATCGCAAACCGGCGCATCCCCGTAGATCGCCGCCACGGTTTCCGGGTGGAGGGCGGCCCAGTTGTAGCAGTAAAGGCCACCGCGGCTCATGCCGATGAGGACAATCTTGCCGGTGAGTTCCATGTGCCGGAACGCATCGAGTGCCTCCCCCCAGAACCGCATCGCCACCGGCGCGCCGTACAGGTTCTGCGCCTTCACGTAGACAACGTGGTAACCGTGATTGAGCAGGGCGAGGTCCACCTGCGGTTGGTGCCCGAAGAACTCGCCGCGCCAGACCAGCGGGTGGCCCGGCGCGGTGCGATACGGCCGCACGATCGTGACCTCGCGGCCGCTCTCCGGCAGATGGAAGCCAAGCTGCCTGAACCCGTAGAAGGACTTGGGCGTTCGCCGGATGCCGTTGGCAAGAAGCTTCAGTTCGAGGTCGTACTCCCGGTCCACGGGTTGGCTGATCACCTCGGCGACACTCGCGGCGGCATGCTCCTCACCGGAGAAAACATACACGGGCTCAACCGCCGCGGCGAAGGCGGCGGCGCTCAACTTGGGCAACTGGGCCGTCCAGGCGTCGGCCGGGCGGGACTCGGCGTCGAACGCCGGGCCGCGCAGCACCAGGAGGATTCGGGCGGGGCTTGAAGCCCCGCGCGTCGCCTCGACCCAGCCGGGCAGGACGTCGGCCAGGCGGGCGACCTCGGCGGCGAGCTCGGCGTCGGCGCCGAACCGCGGCGCGATGACGATCACCTCGGTAGCGGAGGCCGCCACCGGGGGCGGCGGCGTGGCAGGGTCGAGCGTCACCGCGACGCGGCGGACCGGCAGGCCGGGACCGGGGTCCGCGGGCGCTCGGAGACGTTCAGGTGTGACCGTGTCGCTGCCGGATGCGCGACCGAGCGCCACGTCGACCCAGACGGCGCGGCGCGGTCGCGCGGCGGTCGACGATTGCTGGCAGCCGACCAACAGGACACCCGCGACGGCAAGCAGGCCGAGCGCGGCCCCAAGCCGCCGCGCCCGCGATCGGAACGGCCGCTGCCAACAGGTGCGGATGACTTGAAGCAGGCCGGCAGGCGCAGCAGGACCGCGGGGATGAGAAAGCAGGCCGATCATGGATAACGAGGGCGCGGATACTCACGCATCGAGATCCTACGCGCCACCGCAAACCCATTGGCCGAACGGACAGTTTTCGCCGCCGCGAAAACGGAAAGAGGCAGGCAACCATGCTGTGACAGTGAGAGTGAAAGTGGCCAGGCTCATGCCGGGACCGATGGAGTGACCTGAGAAGTGGAGCGCCGATGGGGCGGGACGGGAGCAGGCAGGAGGGAGTGAGGGAGGCGAACGTGAGGACGAAGAGAATGCCATTCGGCGCGCGAGAGCGGGAACCTGCGACATGCAACCTTCCAACCTGGAACACTGTCGCGGCGGTATCCGCCGCGACAGGGCTTGCCGGCGGCGTAATTTTCGCCGTCCTTGTCGCTCTGCGCCGGGCCTATAGCTCAACGGTTAGAGCAGAGGACTCATAATCCTTTGGTTCTGGGTTCAAATCCCAGTGGGCCCATTCCTTGTCGGCAGTCGCAGCGGAGGGAGGGTCAGGTCAGGGCCAGTTTTGCATTCTACCCTCGGCGGAACGCGCTAGGCTTTCTGAATGGGTCTCTTCCACCTGATCTCACTACGGATATTGAGGGCCCTCAGCGAACTGGAATTCGAGTACCGGAGAAACAACACCGATACTCGTTTCCGGAGAAAGTACCTGAGGGCGCTGGGAGTTGAGTTTGAGTCACCGATCTCGATCGGGGTGGATTTCTACCTTCGCGACAAAGGACATTTGAGGGTCGGCCGGAACTGCTCTTTCGGCAGTTTCACCCGGATTTGGAACTATGCGGATATCGAGATCGGGAATGATTTTCTAAGCGCCGGCGGACTCACGATCAACTGTGGGGGGCACGATGTAGAAACCCTGCAGCCGACCGGGGGCCCTATTCGAATTGGCGATAGAGTATGGGCCGGGCTCAACGTCACGATCCTCGGCGGAGTGGTGATCGGCGACGATGTCGTGATTGGCGCCGGCAGCGTCGTGACGAAAAGCCTGCCGCCGATGGCGGTATACGGAGGTGTACCAGCCAAGAAGCTCCGGGAGCTAGACCGGTCGCGATGCACAACCTTGTGGGGTGGCTGGGGACCCATAAAAATGCCCGCCAGTGCGCTGGCCGAACCGGTGGCGTTGGTTGAAAGCCGCCTGCAGGCCGGGGACTTTTCTGGCGCACTCCAGGAAGCAAAAGCCAAACTTGAGGCCCACCCATCGGATGTCCGGCTGCATCTGCTTCGGGCCCGAGCCGCCGTGCAATTGGGGCAGATCGAAGAGTTCGAGACCGCGCTCGCACGAGCCTTGGAGATTGAGCCCGAGTATCCGCCGGCCCATCGGCTTCTGGGCGATCTCTTGCTGGCCAATGGGCAACCCCAAGTTGCCATCGGACATCTTGGATTGGTCCTCCGACACGCGCCCGACGATATCGAACTTCGCCTCAAGTACGCGTCGTGTCTTGCGGACTGCGGCCAACGTGCCCAGGCAATCGCAGCGTTCGAAGACGTGCTACAACGCGACCCGGGAAACCAGACAGCGACCGAGAAATTGCAGCCCCTCCGTAGAACGGTGTGATACCACGCCTTGCGGGAGTGGGACCGCATCGCCGTGCGGACTGAGGGCGTCGGCGCGACCCCGCGCCGCCGTCGCGGCCGGGCGCCGGCCCGAGGGTGGATCCGGTTTTCCCGGATAAAATCTCGGCACATCGCCTGAGGCGTATCCGGTTGCCAAAGACCTCCGGCCGGACGTCATACGCGGCGCAATGAAAATCCTGACCAAACTCACCGTCTGTCTGGTACTCAGCGCTGCCGCCGCCTTCGGGGCCGGCACCTACGTCGGCGCCGGCGCCGGCTACTGGATCGACAGCGAAGACATGGTGTTCAATGCGCGCGTCGGCTTTGATGTCGCCCAGCAGGGCAACCTCACCCACGCCATCGAACTCGAAGGTTACAGTGGGGAGGACGACGAAGGTCGGGGCATCAAGCTGCGGCTCGCCGGCGCGCTTGTGAACTACCGATTGACGGTGGATCTCAACGCGCCGCTCTACGTCTCGTTCGGCGCGGGTCTCGGCGCCACGCGGGCCAAGCTGCGCGGGTATTGGTACGCGGGTACGGACAATGCCTTCACTTACCAGGCAATCGCCACGCTCGGGTATCGCATCACCCCACAGTTCAGCGTCGAGGCGTCCGCCCGTTATCTGAACATCGGCAAAGTCGACTTCTCCCGCGAAAAAATCGGTGACGACGTGTCGGCCGAACTCGGCGTGAAGTACCACTTCTAGTGGTTATCGCGGACGAAAAATCCGCCGCGCATCGGCCGCGGCCGGCCGGTGCGCGTGAAGGTCAAACCTGGCGACGGTCGTCGGCCGCCGGCGTGGCGGCGGGCAACTCGGCGGTTGCCGGGGCCGGGACCTCCGTGGCGCTGACGTCGATCACGTCGCCCGTCGCAGTCGGCCGCCGCGCCGCGGGCGACGGCACGGCCGCGCCGCGCGATTGCCCAAACCGATGCTTCGCCCAGCGCACGAGCACGACGGCGAGGAAGCAGGTGGCAAACACGACCGTCACGACAATCCCGGCCGTCAAAGCCAGGACCAACAGGACTGCCGCGATGACGTATTTGAGTAGGCGCACGGTTGCAGGACCCTCCATGGGTAGGAAAGTTGCACGCCCGCCGGGTGCAAGCATGGGCTGCCCGTGAAGTGAAGGTTGGGGTGGCCACCCACCGGGGCCCGCGGAACCGCCCGGGGGCGCGCCACACGATGCTGGCGTGACCTTCCAGATCGCGCTCCTGTTGGCGCTCATTGCGGCCGCCCTGGTCTTCTTCTCGTTCGACTGGGTTCCCAGCGACGTGGTCGCGCTCGGGCTCGTGCTAACGCTGATCATGACGGGGCTGCTCTCGCCGGAGGATGCCTTTGCAGGATTCGGAAGTGACACCGTGATCATGATCCTCGGGCTGCTGATCATGACCACGGCGCTAATCCGAACGGGGGTCGTGGACCTCGCGGGGCGCGCGATTCTGCGGCACGCCGGCACCAACCCCAGCACGCTGCTCGCGGTGATCATGATCGGATGCGCAGCGCTGAGCGCCTTCATCAGCAACACCGCGGCGGCGGCGTTCTTCCTGCCGATCGTGCTGGGCGTGGCCACCAAGGCGAAGATGTCGCCCTCCTGCCTGCTGATGCCGCTCGCGTTTGCCTCAATCCTCACGAGTTCGGTCACGCTGATCAGCACCTCGACGAACCTGGTGGTCAGCGGGCTGATCCAGCGCGCGGGCATGCCGCCGATGGGCATCTTCGAACTCACGCCGGTGGGAGTGCCCGTGGCGATTGCCGGCCTGCTCTACATGTACTTCATTGGCCGGCATCTGGTGCAGGACCGCGCGGAAGTCCCGGGCCTGCTCGAGCAGTTTGGGCTGCGTTCCTACATCTCGGAAGTCGTGGTCATGAACGACTCGCCCCTCGTCGGAAAGACGATCGCGGAGGCGGGGCTCGGTCGCGACATGGACCTGGCAATCGTGCGCGTGGTGCGCGACCGCGACCGCTACCTCCTGCCCCGCTCGGAAATGATGCTGCAGGCGGGCGACATGCTGCTCGTCGAAGGCGCGCAGAGCGACGTGCTGAACGTGAAGGACACCGCGGGCCTCGAGATCCGCGCCGACCTCGAGCTGTCGGACCCGGATCTGCGCGACGAGGATGCCGCGCTGGTTGAGGCGCTGATCGTGCCCGGGTCACGGCTGGCGGGTCGCAGCCTGCGCGACGCGGCCCTGCGGCAACGTTACGGCGTGCAGGTGCTCGGGCTGAACCGCCACGGGAAGAACATCCTGACGAAGCTCAGCCATGTGACGCTGCGTGCCGGCGACGTGCTGTTGATCCAGGGGCGGACGCAGGGGCTGCAGCGTCTGGCAGGCGAAGGGCTCGTCAGCATCCTGCAGGCGATCGAAGGCGAGACGGGCAAACGACCGAAGGCGTGGCGGTCGGTGATCATCTTTGTGGCGGCGCTGACGCTCGCGGCGACGAACCTCGTGCCGCTGGCGGTCGCGGTGCTGGCGGGGGCGTTTCTGACGCTCGCGACGCGCTGCATCTCGCCGACGGAGGCGTACCGTGACCTGGACTGGCGCGTGGTGATCCTGATCGCGTGCATGCTGGCGCTGGCGCAGGCGATGATGAAGACCGGCGCGGCGCAGTACCTGGCGGAGCACGTCGCGGCGCTCACCAGCGGGTACTCGCCCCTGTTGATCGTCGCCGGTTTCTTCATTCTCACCGTCGCGCTCACGCAACCGATGTCGAACCAGGCAGCGGCGGCGGTGATCGTGCCGATCGCGATCCAGACCGCGCTGCACCTCGGCCTGAACCCCAGGACCTTCGTCATGGCGATCGCGGTGGCGGCGAGCTGTTCGTACATCACGCCGCTCGAGCCCGCGTGCCTGATGGTCTACGGCCCGGGGCGTTACCGGTTCTTCGACTTCGTAAAAGTCGGACTGCCGCTCGTGGTCGTGGTGTTCGTGATCGCAATGATCCTCGTCCCGCGGATCTGGCCGCTCGGGGCACGATGACGTGGCCTCCGGAGTGAAAGTGGCCTTCGGAGTGAAAGTGAAAGTGAGAGTGAAAGTGGGACGGACCACGAGCCTGCGGCCCAAGAGTGAAGGTGGGGGAGACCGGGAAGTGGCACGGGGCCGCACAACCGCACCGCTCATTCTCTGCCGTGCACTTTCAGTTTCGCCGCGGCGCTCGCTCTGCCTCTTTCGTTTTCGGGTGAGCGAAAACGGAGGACACGAGGGCACGAGGGCTACAATTATAAAATCGGAGACACGGGGTACTTCCGGGATAATGTCCAGATACTCCAGAATAATGTCCGGATACTTTTCTCCTGCCGGCGCCAACGTGGGGCGGAGACCGGGCTGCGGAAAGGGCAGAACCGGGTTAGGTTCGAGGCCATGAGACCCAGGGCATGGAGGTGGCTATGCGCGACGGGAATCGGACGTACTACCTGAGCCGTTCGCAGCCGCCGTTCTTCGCGCTGATGGTCGAGTTGCTGGCGGAGAAGCGCGGCCCGGCGGTGTACGCGCGCTACCGTGCCGCGCTTGAGCAGGAGTACGCCTACTGGATGGATCTCAGCTTCGCGACCCAGCACGTGGTCAGGTTGCCGGACGGCAGCCAGCTCAACCGCTACTGGGATCGGCAGGACACGCCGCGGCCCGAGTCATTCGTCATCGATGAAGCCCTCGCTGCCCGGCGTCCCAGTGCCACCGCCGAGGAGACGAAGCGCCTGTATCGCGACCTCCGCTCGGCCGCCGAAAGCGGCTGGGACTTCAGTTCCCGGTGGTTCGCGGATGGCGAGACGCTGGGGACGATCATGACGACGGACCTCGTGCCGGTGGATCTGAACGCGCTGCTGTGGCAATTGGAGCGCACGCTCGCGATCGCGTTGCGGCAGGGCTCAGCGGCGGAGCGCGCCCGGGCGGAGCGGCTGGAGGCGACGGCGGAGAAGCGGCGCGCGGCGTTGCAGCGCGCGTGCTGGTCGGACCGGGCCGGGTTCTTTGTCGATTTCGAGCTGCGGCGGGCACGTCCGGCCGAGGCGTTGACGCTGGCGGGCGTGGTGCCGCTCTTTGTCGGCCTCGCCACCCCGGAGCAGGCAACGACCGCGGCCCGCACGCTGGAGCAGCGGTTTCTGCGTCCCGGCGGCGTCGTCACAACGCTGCGTCGCACGGGGGAGCAATGGGACGCGCCGAACGGTTGGGCGCCGCTGCAGTGGATGACGATCCGCGGGCTGCAACGGTATGGACACGAGCGGCTGGCGCAGGAGATCGCGCGGCGCTGGCTGAAACTCAACCGCGACGTTTATGTCCGAACGGGCAAGATGATGGAGAAGTACAATGTGGAAGACTTGAGCCTGCCCGCCGGCGGTGGGGAATATCCGGCGCAGGATGGGTTTGGCTGGACCAACGGCGTGGCTCTCACGCTGCTGCGCCCGCCCTCGCCAGCAGCAGCTGCGACCGCGGCGGGAAGGCGGAGGAACTGAACAAGCGCCTCCACCTAACCCTTTGCCCACCAACCCGCCGATCGCGCCCGCCGGCCGCCACTTCGGTCGTCGCGCCGCGAAAACCGCCTAGAAGGAGGGCCGGGCCGGGTCATCAGTTACCCGTGAAACCGCCGGTCGCAGCGGGTTTGCGGGTGCCATCAGCGCGAACCTCGGGCCTGCTGGCACCATGCTGAACGCGATCAAGGACACCACCAAGCACGTGTACTGGAATTCTCGCGACCACTGTTATGTCGCCGTGATGTCGGATGTCCCCACGTGCCGGGCGGAAGGCGCGAATCCCGCCGAGGCCATCTCCAACCTCGAGCGCTGTTACGCCCGCGGGGAGTACCTGGAGGCCGAGCCGCGCCTGCAGCGCGCGGTCCGCACGCCCGGCTACATGCCGGTGCTCGCGCGTTAGCCGCACCGATTTCCGGTTGGCCGGCGGAGATTTTCCGACCGGCCGTTGGGGAGAACATTCATGGCCGCGTCAATTGCGCGGCGTTGGCGGGGCGGTACGCTGGACGCCTCGGGAGAATGGATACGCCTGCGCCACTGACGCCCCAGCAGCGCTTCCAGATGTTTCTGGATGCGGCCTGCGACTACGCTCGGAACCGTGCACGCCGACCGCGTG
The Opitutus sp. ER46 genome window above contains:
- a CDS encoding heparinase II/III family protein, giving the protein MSGRIRPPRRSAPGCAAGGAARWLGLALVVIFLAVGPAAWAEVTDVLATLRPGHPRLLATDDELARVRQRATTDPLLRELLARLQAQAEATLSEPTVQHALVGPRMLEQSRQALRRVLTGALAYRISGDERFAARAKREMLTAAAFPDWNPTHFLDVAEMSLALAVGYDWLYAQLTPDERATVHRALVDHALAFAPAAYAEGGPADHRVWWVDAEQNWNQVCNGGLLAAALALAEDEPELARLTIAGARRSLPRAMAAYRPDGAYPEGPGYWDYGTTYNVLAIALLESALQQESELARIDGLGRTARYRVQAETPAGQVWNYADTAAGFSAAPVLGWLSTRYGYRPGQRDARERLATALQAKGRGHPAGQLAWQVLWLPPPTEAGTGKRTAAGGADGEEPKDARFRGAAEVAMFRSAWHDPAALFAGLKAGRNDVNHAHLDLGSFVLESDGVRWALDLGPDNYNLPAYFSHERRWGYFRLGNLSHNTLTPGDRLQERAAAAPIVGFRSTTERAFAVADLTSAYPGSATTWRRGVAMLDRARVLVADEWRGRRAGENLSWRMMTSAEITLGADGRSAILRANGRTLRAELSGPADARFTVASATPPTPAERQNVEARILTVILPAINAPADAELYVLFTPVGPKWPAKLPPPALTPPSEWR
- a CDS encoding putative Ig domain-containing protein: MRSLHLRSSLHCGMAAFALTVAAAALAASASPASGGTAVAAPAGYDARIAGREILTPAAPAAPRFTGPTIYGARPGKPLHFRVSATGAKPLTYAATGLPTGVTLDPATGWITGRVPAQPGDITLQLQVTNAHGRAERALTLRVGETICLTPPMGWNSWYVHSEGVSDQAIREMAQAMADKGLTDHGWTFVNIDDCWSGLRDPATKAIQPNAKFPDMTALVAFVNARGLKLGLYSTAWMSTYAGHVGGSAPNEACDYSAYFVPPEKRENPEQPFGRYPNGIRKGLATIGPVWLVDRDARQFAAWGIEYVKYDWIEQTLKQTPAGYAVDKTQPQRKTEAVSRRVSEDLRAVDRDIVISFSPHHRELEDTFVPKYCNLWRLTGDIDARWPRLIAPFEMGARLQLTGPGHFGDLDMLQIGPLGEPNRAEKVFKPSPLTPAEQYFQVTLWCLFTQPLLLSCHVPTMDAFDLNLVTNDEVLAIDQDPLCRPAQRVAHVPGQWEIWAKDLADGGKAVGLFNLADTDQVLSLDPAQLGLAGAKARDLWRQRDLGVLAQPLSAHVSAHGVLLLRLR
- a CDS encoding acyltransferase; translated protein: MGLFHLISLRILRALSELEFEYRRNNTDTRFRRKYLRALGVEFESPISIGVDFYLRDKGHLRVGRNCSFGSFTRIWNYADIEIGNDFLSAGGLTINCGGHDVETLQPTGGPIRIGDRVWAGLNVTILGGVVIGDDVVIGAGSVVTKSLPPMAVYGGVPAKKLRELDRSRCTTLWGGWGPIKMPASALAEPVALVESRLQAGDFSGALQEAKAKLEAHPSDVRLHLLRARAAVQLGQIEEFETALARALEIEPEYPPAHRLLGDLLLANGQPQVAIGHLGLVLRHAPDDIELRLKYASCLADCGQRAQAIAAFEDVLQRDPGNQTATEKLQPLRRTV
- a CDS encoding outer membrane beta-barrel protein, producing MKILTKLTVCLVLSAAAAFGAGTYVGAGAGYWIDSEDMVFNARVGFDVAQQGNLTHAIELEGYSGEDDEGRGIKLRLAGALVNYRLTVDLNAPLYVSFGAGLGATRAKLRGYWYAGTDNAFTYQAIATLGYRITPQFSVEASARYLNIGKVDFSREKIGDDVSAELGVKYHF
- a CDS encoding SLC13 family permease gives rise to the protein MTFQIALLLALIAAALVFFSFDWVPSDVVALGLVLTLIMTGLLSPEDAFAGFGSDTVIMILGLLIMTTALIRTGVVDLAGRAILRHAGTNPSTLLAVIMIGCAALSAFISNTAAAAFFLPIVLGVATKAKMSPSCLLMPLAFASILTSSVTLISTSTNLVVSGLIQRAGMPPMGIFELTPVGVPVAIAGLLYMYFIGRHLVQDRAEVPGLLEQFGLRSYISEVVVMNDSPLVGKTIAEAGLGRDMDLAIVRVVRDRDRYLLPRSEMMLQAGDMLLVEGAQSDVLNVKDTAGLEIRADLELSDPDLRDEDAALVEALIVPGSRLAGRSLRDAALRQRYGVQVLGLNRHGKNILTKLSHVTLRAGDVLLIQGRTQGLQRLAGEGLVSILQAIEGETGKRPKAWRSVIIFVAALTLAATNLVPLAVAVLAGAFLTLATRCISPTEAYRDLDWRVVILIACMLALAQAMMKTGAAQYLAEHVAALTSGYSPLLIVAGFFILTVALTQPMSNQAAAAVIVPIAIQTALHLGLNPRTFVMAIAVAASCSYITPLEPACLMVYGPGRYRFFDFVKVGLPLVVVVFVIAMILVPRIWPLGAR
- a CDS encoding trehalase family glycosidase, yielding MEVAMRDGNRTYYLSRSQPPFFALMVELLAEKRGPAVYARYRAALEQEYAYWMDLSFATQHVVRLPDGSQLNRYWDRQDTPRPESFVIDEALAARRPSATAEETKRLYRDLRSAAESGWDFSSRWFADGETLGTIMTTDLVPVDLNALLWQLERTLAIALRQGSAAERARAERLEATAEKRRAALQRACWSDRAGFFVDFELRRARPAEALTLAGVVPLFVGLATPEQATTAARTLEQRFLRPGGVVTTLRRTGEQWDAPNGWAPLQWMTIRGLQRYGHERLAQEIARRWLKLNRDVYVRTGKMMEKYNVEDLSLPAGGGEYPAQDGFGWTNGVALTLLRPPSPAAAATAAGRRRN